A single region of the Lycium barbarum isolate Lr01 chromosome 2, ASM1917538v2, whole genome shotgun sequence genome encodes:
- the LOC132624639 gene encoding serine/threonine-protein phosphatase 7 long form homolog — MAENNTYQMDPGPLDSSVLNEQLTHRSQDIWDEKDNVILNTRRCDGNFWDFVKEDPIDTRVLEVIRLSGLYGVYRSHRPTIDRSLITSLVERWRPETHTFHFRTGEATITLQDVEVLYGLPVNGDPVLGNELARSTEDWKDICQRLLGFSPLPGDFKKNSLKVSALNQHMLRHPKLLDTATQDMVNQKARCYMFWMIAGMMMADTSGSNLKLMYLPMLEDVNTIGSYSWGSATLACLYHYLCKASQAKQHEIAGFLPLLQVWAWERITVLRPQILAQRDANTGLPRGPRATRWFAHFSWTDTTQYVLKVFRDALDSMTEDQFIWEPYSDVLIESLPDYCRVGRNIWRARVTIFCWDVVEVHLPDRVMRQFGMIQEIPPTPFAFDPTHFNHDRRGRPNTNWFK, encoded by the exons ATGgcggaaaataatacatatcagaTGGATCCGGGTCCACTCGACTCGTCCGTATTGAATGAACAACTCACCCATAGGTCACAGGATATATGGGATGAAAAGGATAATGTGATTTTGAATACAAGGAGATGTGATGGAAATTTTTGGGACTTTGTAAAGGAAGATCCAATTGATACACGAGTCTTGGAAGTGATTAGACTATCAGGATTGTACGGTGTTTACAGATCTCATCGACCTACTATTGATCGTAGTTTGATTACTTCATTAGTTGAAAGATGGCGTCCTGAAACTCATACGTTCCACTTTAGGACGGGAGAAGCGACAATCACCTTGCAAGACGTAGAGGTGTTGTATGGCTTACCCGTGAATGGTGATCCAGTACTTGGGAATGAGTTGGCGAGGAGCACAGAGGATTGGAAAGACATTTGTCAAAGATTATTAGGTTTTAGTCCACTTCCTggagactttaaaaaaaatagccTCAAGGTATCGGCACTTAATCAACACATGCTACGTCATCCAAAATTACTTGACACGGCAACACAAGATATGGTCAATCAGAAGGCTAGATGttatatgttttggatgattGCTGGTATGATGATGGCGGATACATCTGGAAGTAATTTGAAGCTTATGTACTTACCTATGCTTGAGGACGTCAACACAATAGGATCTTACAGTTGGGGTAGTGCGACTCTAGCATGCTTGTATCACTATCTTTGTAAGGCCTCACAGGCTAAGCAACATGAGATAGCGGGATTCCTACCACTACTACAG GTTTGGGCATGGGAGAGAATTACTGTTCTCAGGCCCCAGATATTAGCACAAAGGGATGCGAATACTGGTTTACCTAGGGGTCCACGCGCTACTAGATGGTTTGCACATTTTAGTTGGACCGACACTACCCAATATGTGTTGAAAGTTTTTAGGGATGCACTTGATTCCATGACGGAGGATCAG tttatttgggaaccATATTCTGATGTATTAATTGAGAGCCTTCCCGATTATTGTCGTGTTGGACGAAATATATGGCGTGCTAGAGTCACAATATTTTGTTGGGATGTTGTCGAGGTTCACTTGCCTGATCGAGTTATGAGGCAATTTGGAATGATACAGGAGATACCACCAACTCCGTTTGCATTTGATCCCACACATTTCAACCACGATCGTCGGGGAAGGCCAAATACAAATTGGTTTAAATAA